From Punica granatum isolate Tunisia-2019 chromosome 1, ASM765513v2, whole genome shotgun sequence:
AACTGATACATTACCTCTTATCCAAAAGATACAAGAAAAACCAGGGCTGTATTTATTAGTGTCCTCACGAATTAGATACCTCACTGGCAACAGGAACACGTCCCTTTGTAGTAGTTACCACGGACCAAGCAAGAGTGGACATATTGAGGACGGCAGTTTCAGAGACACCTGCAAAGGAGAAACCTCATGGAAATGAACATGAATTGCAGAAGACAATGCTGTGTTTTTACATGTAAACCCAAATGGAATATAAGTTGCAAGtggaagggaaaaagaaatcaaaagataCATGTTGAAATTATAAAGGTCTATACCGCTCTTGTTGTCGCCACCACCAACAATAAACCAATTATCTCCAATTGTTACACCTGCATGACCTGCTCGAGGAGTGGGTATCTCCCCCTGCTGGCTGGGTCTTGACCATTCCATCTACAAAAGCAAATGAGGGGAACTGTTAACACACCAACTGGGAGACAAAAGCTATCAAAGCTAAGAGGTCCACATACTGTTTGAAGGTCGAGAACGTGGAGATCATTGAAACATGTAGCATGTGAGCCGCCACCAAAGATAAGAAGGTAACGTTCTGCATGTACTGCAGCAGCATGATCGGCCCTCGGCGATGGAGGAATTCCCCTATAAAAAACAGATTTAGTCAAAGCACTTCCTTGAGATAaaacaaagataataaaattCCTGCTGAATATaatttctgaaaaatccagCCAGCACACATCCAAGATTTGGATAGAAAATAAGCTGATTGTCTCCATCAACCCTTGATTTTTCCTTGTAAGAAGCTATTCTGGCAGAGAGGGTTTATTGGACTGCAGAAGGTATTCCAATGAAGGCTTCTCCCCAGTTAAGTTAAGTTCACCCCCGAAACTCCAACATTTAAGTATCAGATGCTCATAATGCAGCATCTACTAAAATATACTTTTATCTCACGTGTATTTGAAATCTACACTGACTGTTTTCAGCATTTAGTGAGATTTATTCAACCAGTACTTTTGAAACCCAGCAGATGCAATCTCTAGAAATAGAGAACCAACTAGAAGACTGCTTCAAGTTGCCGAGAGAGCAAAAATCAACATACACAGCATCAAATTCGTCCCATGTCATGCTCTCGAGATCAAGGATATGTAGATCATTCAAAAGAGATCTCTTTGCATCTTGTCCACCGAATATCACTAAGCTTGTCCCAACAAGGGTCACAGATTGACCTCCACGAGAGATCTACAAGAACAAACCAAAACAGTGACGATTTCATAactaattttcaaatcaggGACTCAcagattattatttatataaagagATACAGTTTCCATAGTGTGAACTTCACTATATTGAACCCTTATCTCTTAACTAAAAGGACTATAACCAGCAATATGAAAAGTAGCAGTAGCAGAATTAGGGGCAAGCACACCAAGGTATAAAAGGAAGGATATATACTGGTGGTTTTCCATAAGTCTTCCAGGTTGACCAGGTATTGATCTGTGGATCAAACTCTTTAACTGGCAccacaaattaaataaatattagaaaggaggataaaaaaatatatatcattatagTAGAAATGACACCCAGATCACAAACTTTCAACAATGTAGTTAATatccaaagaaaaagaggtCCAGTCCAAACAGGAAATCCATTGTTGCTTTCATTGTCAAAATGAGTTGGAATAGGCtttcaatttatatttacAGATActcttcaaaatatcttcttcatcagtCCCTACAACTATGCCAAGATTGTTCTGCAGTTCACAGCAGCACAATTATGAGAAGAATTGCAAAAAGCCTAATGGTTCTAACACGAAGTGAATTATCCAGTTTCCACAGTCACTACTTTGTTCAAGGATATAGACAGAATCAGTTTCTTACATTTATGAACAACTTTTCCAGATAATCATAAGAATTGCGAACCACTATCACATACATCACAGAAGTAATGAATGTACCTAGGATGCCTTCTGATGGGTCCTTTGTATGTCCAGCAATTGAGAGAAGCTTATTATCCCAAGCTATCCAAAAGACAACAAAGATAAAATCACATGATTAAAGAAAACCAATATGCAATTTAGTCAGTAAATGAAATTCTGGCAATACATCCCCACAAAAAAGAGAGCAATGAGCATAAAGAAAATGTTGGATTATACTAATCAATGAATGCCCAGCACGAGGAGTTGCTAGCCCAGGATTTTGCGACTCCGAGGAATCAGATTTAAAAATCGCATCAACCTTCGACCAAGTCCAACTTTTCAAATCTAACACCTACAATGGTTTCAGTTTTCATGAAGATTAACATGATTGCAgggaaaaaggagaaaaagtaACTGGAGAAGTGCAATGCAACTGTATTACAACAACGGCATGGCCACTTTGTTAGCATAGGTTGTGGAGCTAAAATGCAGGAAAGAATTTAGAGCAGAAGGTATATGCCATATGTAGGAAAACCAGCCCACTTGTGCATGCAGATAAGTCCCTTACATGAAGATCACTGAGGTAACGACCATTGTGGTTTCCCCCATACACATACATTTTGTCTTGAATGACTGCTGCTCCATGCTGCAGGTAAAGAAAAATTGATTCGGGTGAGGCAGGGTCCCAGAGTGAGATAGGAATAAAAGATTAGAAATGGAGGTAATAATGTAACATGACATGCAAATACCTCATAACGGGCTTTAGGTCGCAGCCCAGATACTGGAGGTGCAACCCATTGATCGTAGACAGCAATTGAACCAGGACCATCTGAGATGATGTCTTTATCCTCAATTTCATTAACTATGCCATTCTCAGCGGCAATGGTTTTCGTCTCGGGAATTGAATGTCCATTCTCTACGAACGGTTTTGTGTTTGATGTGTGCTATAAACAACAAACAAGAAATGGTTTCTTATAGTTTAGAAAAGATGGGAAATTGAGCTACACATAAGGCTTTGGAAACTCTTTGTCATAATAGCATTTGAACTTTGCCGGATGGACCCATTGCTGGAAATATATCATCAAGGATAGCAATCTGTATGTACTAGTTTAATGCGCATGATGACACCATATCTTTTATCCAGGTAAGATGATCGATATTTACAGATAAGAAAAGATTTATCGATCGCTGGAAACTATACTCACATTCATTTCCACATCCACAACGGGCTCAGTGACAAAATTAGATGCCCTTGAATACCAACTTGGATCTTCCTCCTATTACGAAAGAAACAAGGTCTGATCAGGCTTCTCTATGAAACTACCTAAGTTTTACCCGCCTAATAATGCCAAGACCCATGATAGCACTTACCTCCAGGATTTTCACGAAGAGTCGCATGGCCTCAGTTTGAGCCATGTTTCCCAGCCCATGCCAACTGCAacgtgaaaatgaaaaaagcaCAATCAACAGTTGATCAGATGCAAAGTTATATACTAGAGAAACGAAATAAACCTTGTCCATTTGCTTTGCTCGACAGGACTCCAACCTCTAGGTTTTGGAGCATTGCAAGGTCCTACAGTGGCCTGAAAGCGTAAGGGAAGAGTAAATTTACCAAAGACCCATAGACTAATTAAATAGGTTGCCGATGGCACAGATAAACTTATATCAGAAGACTGAATACAATTAAATAAGGAAATCCCGAAAAGTGTCTAGCCTTCCTGCCTTTCCCTAGTGATGCTTCAACTCTCACACTTCAACTCGCACAATCAGGTCTATTTACAAGACAGCTCTCTAGTCTCATATGAAACAAAGATCACTAAAATAAGCGGAAAAGTTGAATACGAACTAACAATTGAATACTAACTAAAGTAAAAGCAGG
This genomic window contains:
- the LOC116192420 gene encoding acyl-CoA-binding domain-containing protein 4-like isoform X2, producing MAQTEAMRLFVKILEEEDPSWYSRASNFVTEPVVDVEMNHTSNTKPFVENGHSIPETKTIAAENGIVNEIEDKDIISDGPGSIAVYDQWVAPPVSGLRPKARYEHGAAVIQDKMYVYGGNHNGRYLSDLHVLDLKSWTWSKVDAIFKSDSSESQNPGLATPRAGHSLITWDNKLLSIAGHTKDPSEGILVKEFDPQINTWSTWKTYGKPPISRGGQSVTLVGTSLVIFGGQDAKRSLLNDLHILDLESMTWDEFDAVGIPPSPRADHAAAVHAERYLLIFGGGSHATCFNDLHVLDLQTMEWSRPSQQGEIPTPRAGHAGVTIGDNWFIVGGGDNKSGVSETAVLNMSTLAWSVVTTTKGRVPVASEGLSLVVSSYDGEDVLVSFGGYNGRYSNEVNVLKPSHKSTLQSKMEALIPDSVAAMQNATNATRDLESDFETGQDGKIREIGVDHVDSDPKKAKGEEGSKYLLATLKAEKEELESLLNEERLLSLQLKQELSDAENRHSDLYKELQSVRGQLAAEQSRCFKLEVDVAELRQKLQTLETLQKELELLQRQKAASEQAALNSKRQSSGGMWTWLTGTPPSQKEEEEA
- the LOC116192420 gene encoding acyl-CoA-binding domain-containing protein 4-like isoform X1 gives rise to the protein MARGISGLAYPERFYSAASYAGFDGSSDSSKGVTSKFSNDAALLLYALFQQATVGPCNAPKPRGWSPVEQSKWTSWHGLGNMAQTEAMRLFVKILEEEDPSWYSRASNFVTEPVVDVEMNHTSNTKPFVENGHSIPETKTIAAENGIVNEIEDKDIISDGPGSIAVYDQWVAPPVSGLRPKARYEHGAAVIQDKMYVYGGNHNGRYLSDLHVLDLKSWTWSKVDAIFKSDSSESQNPGLATPRAGHSLITWDNKLLSIAGHTKDPSEGILVKEFDPQINTWSTWKTYGKPPISRGGQSVTLVGTSLVIFGGQDAKRSLLNDLHILDLESMTWDEFDAVGIPPSPRADHAAAVHAERYLLIFGGGSHATCFNDLHVLDLQTMEWSRPSQQGEIPTPRAGHAGVTIGDNWFIVGGGDNKSGVSETAVLNMSTLAWSVVTTTKGRVPVASEGLSLVVSSYDGEDVLVSFGGYNGRYSNEVNVLKPSHKSTLQSKMEALIPDSVAAMQNATNATRDLESDFETGQDGKIREIGVDHVDSDPKKAKGEEGSKYLLATLKAEKEELESLLNEERLLSLQLKQELSDAENRHSDLYKELQSVRGQLAAEQSRCFKLEVDVAELRQKLQTLETLQKELELLQRQKAASEQAALNSKRQSSGGMWTWLTGTPPSQKEEEEA